One genomic window of Malaciobacter molluscorum LMG 25693 includes the following:
- a CDS encoding response regulator: MKNLSIKIKLFLILIFSLIFLSTILGVISIKETENTLIAQKYKALTSTRDSKVRQLQELFKLYTKQVKLLSDTPFVKNLTVEFEKLHKEIGYDKFENFPIDNKKIKQALPKWDTFYKDYTNTYPFNDVLVISNEGHVFYTYKKLSDYGQNLETGTLADSPLAKVWGKVKNTRKIVYSDIEKYAPNDYGPAMFLAAPIYIDGEFKSVVVLKLKLSSIEDIMNFRAGYANTHEDYLVGKDYLMRSNSFLASNTHSLEASLKNPEVGFINTLPVKEAFKGFSNTKTNIDFRGKEVLSSYTLFNINKNLSWAVISQVDLDEILKTPNELKRTLIFISLITLIVVTLILYFVIQKYIINSLNTFQEGLLTFFKFLNRESNEVELLKIDSKDEIGLMSKAVNKGIIRTQENINKIEIETWIKDGVNQLNQILINLKDLKDVTDESINFISNYVNAGVAVLYIYNEKEKKLKEYSSFAHVKRDELSSEFKLKEGIIGQVAFQKKPILLTNIKKDESLITTGTTTQKSFNTYTFPLIYNKDIFGVIEIGSFSTFDKKILDFFDNINKTICIAISSAIKNKKVKELLEETKEANTQLEINQIKLEEANANMEEQQQQLEEANANLEEQQQQLEEANANMEEQQQQLKISEQNLKEQNRLLEETKKEIEQKAKELEQSGKYKSEFLANMSHELRTPLNSIILLSSLLQKNSKKTLTEDDIKKAKTIFESGNELLRLINDILDLSKVESGKMELIVDKFNSIDLLKQMKEIFNYAAIEKGIKFEIEDNYNAPIYNDKDRISQIIRNLVSNSLKFTKKGSITLSISASKNLTKDFCISVQDTGIGIPKNKQELIFKAFTQADGSTSRQYGGTGLGLSISKELSKLLGGYISLESKENKGSKFSIDLPNLNKNDVQHIEKEIVKPEQKSTFTTKPSLSLEEQEQIVIDDRKLLDKNKEAFLIIDDDEVFSSIVYEEIKKSGNYGLIALNATTGLELIKKYNIKGIMLDLTLPDMDGIEVLRELKSKQATKNIPVHVISSKDKNNETLKLGAIGYLQKPVLDGDINNVINSIENINKKEIKDLLIVEDNDIQKEALIELIGTNDINITAVNSAQDAINKLKTESFDTVVVDLSLMDGTGQEVCEFIKNKYPKLPIIIYTAKDLTKEEKIKLQEYSNSIIVKTANSNERILSEINLFLHREEDIKETKEIFKEVDLSDKKILIVDDDIKNIFVLDAALKEFNATTFTAFNGQEALDFLDKNSVDLILMDIMMPVMDGYEAMERIRNNEKMKNIPIIAVTAKAMKDDREKCIKLGADDYLSKPIDINILANLIKLWSNKKHK; the protein is encoded by the coding sequence ATGAAAAACTTATCAATCAAAATAAAACTTTTTTTAATTTTAATTTTTTCTTTAATTTTTCTATCAACAATTTTAGGTGTTATTTCAATAAAAGAAACAGAAAATACTTTAATTGCACAAAAATATAAAGCATTAACATCAACAAGAGATTCTAAAGTAAGACAATTACAAGAACTTTTTAAATTATATACAAAACAAGTAAAACTACTTTCAGATACTCCTTTTGTAAAAAATTTAACTGTTGAATTTGAGAAACTTCATAAAGAAATTGGATATGATAAATTTGAAAATTTCCCAATTGATAATAAAAAAATCAAACAAGCCTTACCTAAATGGGATACTTTTTATAAAGATTATACAAATACATATCCTTTTAATGATGTATTAGTAATATCAAATGAAGGTCATGTATTTTATACATACAAAAAATTATCTGATTATGGTCAAAATTTAGAAACAGGAACCTTAGCTGATTCTCCTCTAGCTAAAGTATGGGGAAAAGTGAAAAATACAAGAAAAATTGTATATAGTGATATTGAAAAATATGCCCCAAATGATTATGGGCCAGCAATGTTTTTAGCTGCACCTATTTATATTGATGGAGAGTTTAAATCTGTAGTTGTTTTAAAATTAAAATTAAGTAGTATTGAAGATATTATGAATTTTAGAGCAGGATATGCAAATACACATGAAGACTATCTTGTTGGAAAAGATTATTTAATGAGAAGTAATAGTTTTCTAGCAAGTAACACACACTCCCTTGAAGCCTCACTTAAAAATCCAGAGGTTGGTTTTATTAATACACTTCCAGTAAAGGAAGCTTTCAAAGGTTTTTCAAATACAAAAACAAATATTGATTTTAGAGGAAAAGAAGTTCTTTCTTCATATACTCTTTTTAATATAAATAAAAATTTATCATGGGCTGTTATTTCACAAGTTGATTTAGATGAAATTTTAAAAACACCAAATGAATTAAAAAGAACTCTTATCTTTATAAGTTTAATTACTTTAATAGTTGTAACATTAATTCTTTATTTTGTTATTCAAAAATATATTATTAACTCTTTGAATACATTTCAAGAAGGCTTATTAACATTCTTTAAATTTTTAAATAGAGAATCAAATGAAGTAGAACTATTAAAAATTGATTCAAAAGATGAAATTGGATTGATGAGTAAAGCTGTAAATAAAGGTATTATTAGAACACAAGAAAATATAAATAAAATAGAAATAGAAACATGGATTAAAGATGGAGTAAATCAACTAAATCAGATTTTAATCAATTTAAAAGATTTAAAAGATGTTACTGATGAATCTATAAATTTTATAAGCAATTATGTAAATGCTGGTGTTGCTGTACTTTATATTTATAATGAAAAAGAAAAAAAATTAAAAGAATACTCAAGCTTCGCTCATGTAAAAAGAGATGAATTATCAAGTGAATTTAAATTAAAAGAGGGAATTATTGGTCAAGTTGCATTTCAAAAAAAACCTATTCTTTTAACAAATATAAAAAAAGATGAATCTTTAATAACAACAGGAACAACAACTCAAAAATCTTTTAATACATACACATTTCCACTTATTTATAATAAAGATATATTTGGAGTTATAGAAATTGGTTCATTTTCTACTTTTGATAAAAAGATATTAGACTTTTTTGATAATATAAATAAAACTATTTGTATTGCTATATCAAGTGCAATAAAAAATAAAAAAGTAAAAGAACTTTTAGAAGAGACAAAAGAAGCTAATACTCAATTAGAAATAAATCAAATAAAACTAGAAGAAGCCAATGCTAATATGGAAGAACAACAACAACAATTAGAAGAAGCTAATGCTAACTTAGAAGAGCAACAACAACAATTAGAAGAAGCTAATGCTAATATGGAAGAACAACAGCAACAACTAAAAATTTCTGAACAAAACTTAAAAGAACAAAATAGACTTTTAGAAGAAACAAAAAAAGAGATTGAACAAAAAGCAAAAGAATTAGAACAATCTGGAAAATATAAATCAGAATTTTTAGCAAATATGTCACATGAATTAAGAACACCGTTAAATTCAATAATATTATTATCTTCTTTACTTCAAAAAAACAGTAAAAAAACATTAACAGAAGATGATATAAAAAAAGCAAAAACAATTTTTGAATCAGGTAATGAACTATTAAGATTAATAAATGATATTTTAGATTTATCAAAAGTAGAATCTGGAAAAATGGAATTAATAGTTGATAAATTTAATAGTATTGACTTATTAAAACAAATGAAAGAAATTTTTAATTATGCCGCTATTGAAAAAGGTATTAAATTTGAAATAGAAGACAATTATAATGCACCAATTTATAATGATAAAGATAGAATTTCTCAAATTATAAGAAACTTAGTTTCAAACTCTTTAAAATTTACAAAAAAAGGAAGTATTACTTTAAGTATATCTGCTTCTAAAAACTTAACTAAAGATTTTTGTATAAGTGTGCAAGACACAGGGATTGGAATACCAAAGAATAAACAAGAACTTATTTTTAAAGCATTTACACAAGCAGATGGTAGTACAAGTAGACAATATGGCGGAACAGGACTTGGATTATCTATTTCAAAAGAATTAAGCAAACTTCTTGGTGGTTATATCTCATTAGAATCAAAGGAGAATAAAGGAAGTAAATTTAGTATTGATTTACCAAATTTAAATAAAAATGATGTACAGCATATAGAAAAAGAAATAGTAAAACCTGAACAAAAATCTACTTTTACAACTAAACCTTCTTTATCTTTGGAAGAACAAGAACAAATAGTTATTGATGATAGAAAACTTTTAGATAAAAATAAAGAAGCATTTTTAATTATTGATGATGATGAAGTATTCTCTTCTATTGTATATGAAGAGATTAAAAAAAGTGGTAATTATGGACTTATTGCTCTAAATGCTACAACAGGATTAGAACTAATTAAAAAGTATAATATCAAAGGAATTATGCTTGATTTGACTCTTCCAGATATGGATGGTATTGAAGTATTAAGAGAATTAAAATCAAAACAAGCAACAAAAAATATTCCTGTTCATGTTATTTCATCAAAAGATAAAAATAATGAAACTTTAAAGCTTGGAGCAATTGGATATTTACAAAAACCTGTTTTAGACGGTGATATTAATAATGTAATTAATTCAATTGAAAACATAAATAAAAAAGAAATAAAAGATCTATTAATAGTTGAGGACAATGATATACAAAAAGAAGCACTTATTGAATTAATAGGTACAAATGATATAAATATTACTGCTGTAAATAGTGCCCAAGATGCAATTAATAAATTGAAAACTGAAAGTTTTGATACAGTTGTTGTTGATTTAAGTTTAATGGATGGAACAGGACAAGAAGTTTGTGAATTTATAAAAAATAAATATCCAAAACTTCCTATAATTATATATACAGCTAAAGATTTAACAAAAGAAGAAAAAATAAAACTACAAGAATATAGTAACAGTATAATTGTAAAAACAGCTAATTCTAATGAAAGAATATTAAGTGAAATAAATCTTTTTTTACACAGAGAAGAAGATATAAAAGAAACAAAAGAGATTTTTAAAGAAGTAGATTTAAGTGATAAAAAAATATTAATTGTAGATGATGATATAAAAAATATCTTTGTATTAGATGCTGCATTAAAAGAGTTTAATGCTACAACTTTTACAGCCTTTAACGGTCAAGAAGCTTTAGATTTTCTTGATAAAAATAGTGTTGATTTAATACTTATGGATATAATGATGCCAGTAATGGATGGTTATGAAGCAATGGAAAGAATTAGGAATAATGAAAAAATGAAAAACATTCCTATTATTGCTGTAACTGCAAAAGCTATGAAAGATGATAGAGAAAAATGCATAAAACTTGGAGCAGATGATTATTTATCAAAACCCATTGATATAAATATTTTAGCTAATTTAATTAAACTATGGAGTAATAAAAAACATAAATGA
- a CDS encoding ABC-F family ATP-binding cassette domain-containing protein, protein MVQIVNLKKAFGARVLFQDINLKFDTGKRYGLIGANGAGKTTFLKILSGQEDATEGEVQIQNGKKVGVLSQNQFAYEEYSIFDTVLLGNKRLYNAIKEKEKLYMSEEFTDEVNQRLGELEIISVEEDPTYEYDVKITRILEDLGFPASQHNDLMSSLTGGDKFKVLLAQVLYPKPDILFLDEPTNNLDIETIGWLENQLQHHDGTMVVISHDRHFLNAVCTHILDVDYKQIREFTGNYDDWYIASTVIAKQQAADRDKKLKEKDELEKFIARFSANASKAKQATSRQKQLDKLDISSIQLSSRRDPSIIFKQKREVGKELLNVKNICKSYDDHVVLKDISFTVEKDDKIALIGPNGIGKTTLCEILVENIKPDSGEVHWGATIQNGYFPQNATDIIKGDITLYDWLRNFDKEADINEIRNCLGRMLFNGQEQEKKVEACSGGEKHRMWLSKIMLEQPNFMILDEPTNHLDLEAIIALGEALHEYPGSVICVSHDRELLDAYANRIFAIQEDGTILDFKGTYEEYIEFKLNK, encoded by the coding sequence ATGGTACAAATAGTTAATTTGAAAAAAGCTTTTGGAGCAAGAGTTTTATTTCAAGATATAAATTTAAAGTTTGATACAGGGAAAAGATATGGACTTATTGGTGCAAATGGTGCTGGTAAAACAACTTTTCTTAAAATTCTTTCTGGGCAAGAAGATGCAACAGAAGGTGAAGTACAAATTCAAAATGGTAAAAAAGTAGGAGTTCTTTCACAAAATCAATTTGCTTATGAAGAATATTCAATTTTTGATACTGTACTTTTGGGTAATAAAAGACTTTATAATGCAATAAAAGAGAAAGAGAAACTTTATATGAGTGAAGAGTTTACTGATGAAGTAAACCAAAGATTAGGTGAATTAGAAATAATTAGTGTTGAAGAAGATCCAACATATGAATATGATGTTAAAATTACTAGAATTTTAGAAGATTTAGGTTTTCCAGCTTCTCAACATAATGATTTAATGAGTTCTTTAACAGGTGGAGATAAATTTAAAGTTTTATTAGCACAAGTTTTATATCCTAAACCTGATATTTTATTTTTAGATGAGCCAACAAATAATCTTGATATTGAAACAATTGGTTGGTTAGAAAATCAGCTTCAACATCATGATGGTACTATGGTTGTTATTTCTCACGATAGACACTTCTTAAATGCAGTATGTACACATATTTTAGATGTTGATTATAAACAAATTAGAGAATTTACTGGTAATTATGATGATTGGTATATTGCATCAACAGTTATTGCTAAACAACAAGCAGCTGATAGAGATAAAAAATTAAAAGAGAAAGATGAGTTAGAAAAATTCATCGCTAGATTTAGTGCAAACGCTTCAAAAGCAAAACAAGCAACTTCAAGACAAAAACAACTTGATAAATTAGATATTAGTTCTATTCAACTTTCAAGTAGGAGAGATCCTTCTATTATTTTTAAACAAAAAAGAGAAGTAGGGAAAGAACTTTTAAATGTAAAAAACATCTGTAAGTCATATGATGATCATGTAGTATTAAAAGATATATCTTTTACAGTTGAAAAAGATGACAAAATTGCACTTATTGGACCAAATGGTATTGGTAAAACTACTTTATGTGAAATATTAGTTGAAAATATAAAACCAGATAGTGGAGAAGTTCATTGGGGAGCAACTATTCAAAATGGATATTTCCCTCAAAATGCAACTGATATAATTAAAGGTGATATAACTTTATATGATTGGTTAAGAAATTTTGATAAAGAAGCAGATATTAATGAAATAAGAAATTGTTTAGGAAGAATGTTATTTAATGGACAAGAGCAAGAGAAAAAAGTTGAAGCTTGTTCAGGGGGAGAAAAACATAGAATGTGGCTTTCTAAAATAATGCTAGAACAACCAAATTTTATGATTTTAGATGAGCCTACAAACCATTTAGATTTAGAAGCAATTATTGCTTTAGGTGAAGCATTACATGAATATCCTGGTTCTGTAATTTGTGTATCTCATGATAGGGAATTATTAGATGCTTACGCAAATAGAATTTTTGCAATTCAAGAAGATGGAACAATTTTAGATTTTAAAGGTACTTATGAAGAGTACATTGAATTTAAACTAAACAAATAG
- a CDS encoding acyl-CoA thioesterase yields the protein MNNNVKREKSLTMTMLMTPEKANFTGKNVHGGEILKMLDQVAYACASKYTGYHAVTLSVDMVLFKNPIKVGSLVTFHASVNYTGRTSMEIGIKVISEDTRDNSIKNTNVCYFTMVAVDEDGKVMKVPQIELVTEDDKRRYNDAIKRKEIRMSSRHSK from the coding sequence ATGAATAATAATGTTAAAAGAGAAAAATCTTTAACAATGACTATGTTGATGACTCCCGAGAAGGCTAATTTTACGGGTAAAAATGTACATGGTGGAGAAATATTAAAAATGTTAGACCAAGTAGCATATGCGTGTGCTTCTAAATACACAGGATACCATGCTGTAACACTTTCTGTTGATATGGTATTATTTAAAAATCCTATTAAAGTTGGTTCACTTGTAACTTTTCATGCAAGTGTAAATTATACAGGAAGAACATCAATGGAGATAGGTATAAAGGTTATTTCTGAAGATACAAGAGATAATTCAATTAAAAATACAAATGTATGCTATTTTACTATGGTTGCAGTTGATGAAGATGGAAAAGTGATGAAAGTTCCACAAATTGAACTCGTAACAGAAGATGATAAACGAAGATATAATGATGCAATAAAAAGAAAAGAGATTAGAATGTCTTCAAGACATTCTAAATAA
- a CDS encoding acyl-CoA thioesterase codes for MKKKRRDLPTKIKISMLMTPTMANFSGINVHGGEILKLLDQVAYACAAQYCKTYVVTLSSDLVLFKSPIKVGSLVTFKAKINYTGTTSMEIGIKVVSTDVKTKEKSHTNTCYFTMISVDENMKPKAVPKYTPITNKEIKRYEEAIQRREFREKLQKRS; via the coding sequence ATGAAGAAAAAAAGAAGAGATTTACCCACAAAAATTAAAATATCAATGTTAATGACTCCTACTATGGCTAATTTTTCAGGAATTAATGTACATGGAGGCGAAATATTAAAACTTTTAGATCAAGTTGCATATGCATGTGCAGCACAATATTGTAAAACATATGTTGTTACCCTCTCCTCAGATCTAGTTCTTTTTAAAAGTCCAATTAAAGTTGGTTCACTAGTAACTTTTAAAGCAAAAATAAATTATACAGGAACTACATCTATGGAAATAGGAATTAAAGTAGTTTCAACAGATGTAAAAACAAAAGAAAAATCTCATACAAATACTTGCTATTTTACAATGATTTCAGTTGATGAAAATATGAAACCAAAGGCTGTACCAAAATATACACCTATTACAAATAAAGAAATAAAAAGATATGAAGAGGCAATTCAAAGAAGGGAATTTAGAGAAAAATTACAAAAAAGAAGTTAA
- the ligA gene encoding NAD-dependent DNA ligase LigA: MTEIFTKDEYNKNIQTLINWAHAYYVEDNPIATDEEYDKLARACLAYEQTYPGNSHPNSPNKRVGGVILEGFTKATHLSRMWSQEDVFNTQELEDWINRAKKVNDKLEYYCEPKFDGASLNLIYENGVLKQAITRGDGTIGEDVTNNVKTIHSIPLQIDEKSLIEIRGEIVIRKKDFEKINEQRLQNNEALFANPRNAASGSLRQLDPNITAKRKLFFNVWGVGQNSLNSTKNSKLMEYIYSLGFVKPPLQKVCHNIKEIEELYHKIIESRNNIEMMLDGMVIKIDDIETQEELGYTVKVPKWSCAYKFPAVEKTTKIKDIILQVGRTGVITPVAAVEPTFIDGSTVERASLHNFDEIARLDLRINDEVIIIKSGDIIPKITKVFHDRRNGTQKEVKRPTNCPKCNSELLDEGTLIKCQNLDCPSIVTNSIIYFASKNCMNIDGLGIKIVELLVEKKKIFDILDLYSLRYEDLEELEGFKEKKINNLLNAIKKTKSTELHRVINALGIEHIGEVASKQICLEFGLDVINIDFESLVKLDGIGEQMANSFVEFMKINNQLVTKLIEIIEPKVEEKIEIDENAFKGKTVVLTGTMSVSRGAIKKKLESLGAKVSSSVSKKTDYVIYGEDAGSKYEKAITLAVTTLTEEQMNEMI, from the coding sequence ATGACAGAAATTTTTACAAAAGATGAATATAATAAAAACATACAAACACTTATAAATTGGGCTCATGCTTATTATGTAGAAGATAATCCTATTGCAACAGATGAGGAGTATGATAAATTAGCAAGAGCTTGCTTAGCGTATGAACAAACTTACCCTGGTAATTCTCATCCAAACTCTCCGAATAAAAGAGTTGGTGGAGTTATACTTGAGGGTTTTACAAAAGCAACTCATTTAAGTAGAATGTGGTCACAAGAAGATGTTTTTAATACACAAGAATTAGAAGACTGGATAAATAGAGCAAAAAAAGTAAATGATAAACTTGAATATTATTGCGAACCTAAATTTGATGGTGCAAGTCTAAACTTAATATATGAAAATGGTGTATTAAAACAAGCAATAACAAGAGGTGATGGAACAATAGGTGAAGATGTTACAAATAACGTAAAAACTATACATTCTATTCCTCTTCAAATAGATGAAAAATCTCTTATTGAAATTCGTGGAGAAATTGTAATTAGAAAAAAAGATTTTGAAAAAATCAATGAACAAAGATTACAAAACAATGAAGCCTTGTTTGCAAATCCTAGAAATGCAGCATCTGGAAGCTTAAGACAATTAGATCCCAATATTACAGCGAAAAGAAAACTATTTTTCAATGTTTGGGGTGTTGGACAGAATAGTTTAAATTCTACAAAAAATAGTAAATTAATGGAATATATCTACTCATTAGGTTTCGTAAAACCACCTTTACAAAAAGTTTGTCATAATATAAAAGAAATAGAAGAGTTATATCATAAAATCATTGAGTCAAGAAATAATATTGAAATGATGCTTGATGGAATGGTAATAAAAATTGACGATATAGAAACACAAGAAGAGTTAGGATATACAGTAAAAGTTCCTAAGTGGTCTTGTGCTTATAAATTTCCAGCTGTTGAAAAAACAACGAAAATTAAAGATATTATTCTTCAAGTAGGAAGAACTGGAGTTATTACTCCTGTTGCAGCTGTTGAGCCTACTTTTATTGACGGATCAACTGTAGAAAGAGCAAGTTTACATAACTTTGATGAAATTGCGAGATTAGATTTAAGAATAAATGATGAAGTTATTATTATAAAAAGTGGAGATATTATCCCAAAAATCACAAAAGTATTTCATGATAGAAGAAATGGTACTCAAAAAGAAGTAAAAAGACCAACAAATTGTCCTAAATGCAATAGTGAATTACTTGATGAGGGTACATTAATCAAATGCCAAAATTTAGATTGTCCAAGTATTGTAACAAATTCAATTATCTATTTTGCATCAAAGAATTGTATGAATATTGATGGATTAGGAATAAAAATAGTTGAACTTCTAGTAGAAAAGAAAAAAATATTTGATATATTAGATTTATATTCATTAAGATATGAAGATTTAGAAGAGTTAGAAGGATTTAAAGAAAAAAAAATCAATAACTTATTAAATGCAATAAAAAAAACAAAATCAACAGAACTTCACAGAGTTATAAATGCATTGGGTATTGAACACATTGGAGAAGTTGCTTCTAAACAAATTTGTTTAGAATTTGGACTTGACGTAATAAACATAGATTTTGAATCATTAGTAAAACTTGATGGTATTGGGGAACAAATGGCAAATTCATTTGTTGAGTTTATGAAAATCAATAACCAATTAGTTACAAAATTAATTGAAATTATTGAACCTAAAGTTGAAGAAAAGATTGAAATAGATGAAAATGCTTTTAAAGGAAAAACTGTAGTCTTAACAGGAACTATGAGTGTTAGTAGAGGCGCTATTAAGAAAAAATTAGAAAGTCTTGGAGCAAAAGTTAGTTCAAGTGTATCTAAAAAGACTGATTATGTTATTTATGGAGAAGATGCAGGAAGTAAATATGAAAAAGCTATTACTTTAGCTGTTACAACTTTGACTGAAGAACAAATGAATGAAATGATATAG
- a CDS encoding class I SAM-dependent methyltransferase gives MKLLETNITQTINEDYLIETLNLDNKTMLELGCGKAIMTRKIANNGINRKVIACEVDENQHKLNLALNEKNIEFKLCGAENIDVEDNSIDIVFMFKSFHHIPAEFMNKALDEIKRVLKPSGFAYISEPLHQGAQNELVAMFHNEEEVRKKAFEAIKNSVDTNKFKLFKEIFFQTEVYYENFNDFENKQMNVTYNEVSITDELKSKIKEKFDSYNNGDEITLLKPFRVDILQKIV, from the coding sequence ATGAAACTTCTTGAGACAAATATTACACAAACAATAAATGAAGATTATCTAATTGAAACACTAAATTTAGATAACAAAACTATGTTAGAACTTGGTTGTGGAAAAGCTATTATGACTAGAAAAATTGCAAATAATGGAATAAATCGAAAAGTTATTGCATGTGAAGTGGATGAAAATCAACATAAATTAAACTTGGCATTAAATGAAAAAAATATAGAGTTTAAACTTTGTGGAGCAGAAAATATTGATGTTGAAGATAATAGTATAGATATAGTATTTATGTTTAAATCTTTCCATCATATTCCCGCTGAATTTATGAATAAAGCACTTGATGAAATAAAAAGAGTTCTTAAACCAAGTGGTTTTGCTTATATTAGTGAACCTTTACATCAAGGTGCACAAAATGAACTTGTTGCAATGTTTCACAATGAAGAAGAAGTTAGAAAAAAAGCATTTGAAGCTATTAAAAATAGTGTAGATACAAATAAGTTTAAATTATTTAAAGAGATATTCTTTCAAACTGAAGTATATTATGAAAACTTTAATGATTTTGAAAATAAACAAATGAATGTAACATATAATGAAGTTTCAATCACAGATGAATTAAAATCAAAAATAAAAGAAAAATTTGATAGTTATAATAATGGTGATGAAATAACCTTATTAAAACCATTTAGAGTCGATATACTTCAAAAGATTGTATAA
- a CDS encoding flavin reductase family protein: MILDYKELEDLNRYKVMSDTVVPRPIAWIVTEDGGVINAAPFSYFIPISSNPATLIVSIGQKESGIPKDTLANILKTKKATICFVNKDNIQEVKNSALALEKQESEIEKFEIDVQKVLEDYPAMISSSQTALFCDYYGKVDIPGKTTPLILEIKKQFIEDNRIDAKFHVHVDNVGRCGAYFKAMIDL; the protein is encoded by the coding sequence ATGATTTTAGATTATAAAGAATTAGAAGATTTAAATAGATATAAAGTGATGTCAGATACTGTTGTTCCAAGACCAATTGCATGGATTGTAACTGAAGATGGTGGGGTAATAAATGCTGCACCTTTTTCATATTTTATTCCAATATCTAGTAATCCTGCAACTTTAATTGTATCAATAGGGCAAAAAGAATCTGGAATCCCTAAAGATACCTTAGCAAATATATTAAAAACAAAAAAAGCTACCATATGTTTTGTTAATAAAGATAATATACAAGAAGTTAAAAATTCAGCACTTGCTTTAGAAAAACAAGAGAGTGAAATAGAAAAATTCGAAATAGATGTACAAAAAGTATTAGAAGATTATCCAGCTATGATTAGTTCTTCTCAAACTGCACTTTTTTGTGATTATTATGGGAAAGTTGATATACCTGGAAAAACAACACCTTTAATTTTAGAGATCAAAAAACAATTTATTGAAGATAATAGAATTGATGCAAAATTTCATGTGCATGTTGATAATGTTGGAAGATGTGGAGCATACTTTAAAGCAATGATTGATTTATAA